One window from the genome of Tachypleus tridentatus isolate NWPU-2018 chromosome 11, ASM421037v1, whole genome shotgun sequence encodes:
- the LOC143231495 gene encoding uncharacterized protein LOC143231495, which produces MEHQPESTKMLQINNYPNCIIEKATGKAPSGSTKIFFKLSFGSYVVSSRIKIVLIIGYLCWVHQGHVFRLTTMPLEDHFEERFAISQEFLQTFESGGENWNEIC; this is translated from the exons atggaacatcaaccagaatCAACAAAGATGCTACAAATTAATAACTACCCAAATTGCATAATAGAAAAGGCCACTGGGAAAGCACCTTCGGGAAGCACAAAAATATTCTTCAAACTTTCTTTCGGTTCATATGTAGTCTCTAGTCGGATAAAAATAGTTCTAATAATAG GTTATCTCTGCTGGGTCCACCAAGGACatgtcttcagacttaccactatgccactggaaGACCATTTTGAAGAGAGGTTCGCTATCTCACAGGAATTTTTgcaa aCGTTTGAATCGGGAGGAGAAAACTGGAACgaaatttgttga